The genomic DNA ACGAGTAGTGAGCGTTCGCCGAGTACTTTATCGATTAAAAATCCGGGTGTTTTAAAGAAATTGGTTTTTCCGAGTACGGCGCTCAGCACTTTTGAGAATTCGCGCTGTCTGACCTGCACGGGTGCGGTGATGTTGACCGGGCCGCTGATTTCCTGGTTCACGCCGATAAATAAGAGTGCATTGACCACGTCATCGATGTGCACCCAGGAATACCATTGGCGGCCGCTCCCGATTTCCCCGCCGACGTTTGCGTTATACAGTTTTTCCATGACGGGCAGTGCTCCCCGGTGTTTATCGAGTACCAGACCAAAGCGTGAAAACACGACGCGGATGCCGAGGTCGCCAATTTTCCGGGCGGCCGATTCCCAGCGGTTCACGACGTCTGATAAAAAGTTCGTCGATGATAATTTGTCGAGTTCATTGTATTCGGCGACCTCACTTGCCGGATAATAACCGACAGCGCTGGCATTAATAAATGCAAGTGGTTTTATATCCGACGTCTCGAGCCAGCGGTGAAGCATATTCGTGACACCGAGTCTGCTGTCCAGTATCAGTTCTTTATATTCTTCTGTCCATTTTTCGTTCAGCGGTGCGCCTGCAAAGTTGTAAATCAGGTCAAAGTCTTCAGGCAGTGCCCCGGCCCAGTCCAGGTTGTTTAAATTGCTGTCATCGTATTTAACGTAATGTATATAAGGGTGTTCGCTCGTCTGTTCCTGACGCGTCAAAATGTAAACGTGATGGCGGTCTTTACGGAATGCATAGGCGAGTTTCGTGCCGATAAAACCGGTACCGCCTGTAATTAGTATATTCAAGTTTATGGCCTCCCAATACATATGATTAACTTTATACTAATTGAAAAAAGGACCCAAGTCACGTATGTGACCCGGGTCCGGCAAAGTTAAATATTATTTTTCTGGTTCCATGACGTGGTCGATTAAGCCGTACTCCTTAGCTTCTTCAGCTGTCATGAAGTTGTCGCGGTCAGTATCTCTCTCGATTTTCTCAAGAGGCTGACCTGTGCGGTCTGCTAAAATCTGGTTCAGCTTCTCGCGTGTTTTTAAAATGTGCTTCGCTGCAATCTCAATTTCAGTTGCCTGACCCTGAGCGCCGCCAAGCGGCTGGTGAATCATAATTTCAGCGTTAGGAAGCGCGTAGCGTTTTCCTTTTGCACCTGCTGTTAACAGGAATGATCCCATCGATGCAGCAAGTCCGAGGCTGATTGTCTGAACATCCGGCTTAATGTGCTGGATTGTATCGTAGATTGCCATGCCGGCAGTAACGCTTCCGCCCGGTGAGTTGATATAAAGGTAAATATCTTTTTCCGAGTCCTGAGCCTGCAGGAATAACAGCTGGCTGACTACCGAGTTTGCAACGTTATCATCGATTGCGCTCCCGATCATAATAATTCTATCTTTTAAGAGTCTTGAATAAATATCGTAAGCACGTTCGCCACGATTTGTCTGTTCAATAACCGTAGGTATTAAATTCATTATATTGCCTCCTGTTTGGTGAACTAAATTTTATTTGATAATATATTTATAACACGTTAGTCAAATAAGGTCAAAAGAAAGAACTTCTGCTGTAATTCAGTTTATCATATTATTTTATTACGTATTTCGTCAATAATTAGTCTTTATTCCTCAATACTTCCTTGCTATAATAAAATGTGCTTTACATATATTAATCTACCCCCGTGGTGTAATGGATAACACGTAAGATTCCGGTTCTTAAGATGGGAGTTCAATTCTTCTCGGGGGTGCTAACAAAGAGGTGGGACAGTTGTCAGTCGAAGAACTAGAAACAGTCGATAAACCCGATGACAGTTTAGACGATGCCTTTGTCCGGAAAGTTTTCTATGTCTGTTTAAACAGCGGGAAGATTTTACTGGAAAGCGGCGCGGAAACATACCGTATCGAAGATACGATGATCCGCATGGCAAACAATTACGGGATCGATAATGTGCAGGTCTTTGTCACAACAACAGTAATCATTCTGTCGATGAATGACTACGCGCTGTCTCAAACGATTAGAATCGATGAACGAGCCAATAACTTACAAAAAGTCGTAAACATTAACGACTTATCGAGAAGCATCACTAAAGGATTACCGATCCGGGATGCGATTAATACGATTGAAAACATTCACGAAACAAAAATGTTTCCGTTCTGGCTGATCGTCTTTACCGGCGGAATGGTTGCGATAATGTTTCTGCTGCTGTTTAACGGTGTGCCGGGAGATATTCCGGTCGCTGCTGCAGGCGGTATGATAGGGGTGCTGATTACGGAAAGTATTCAGCGCTATACTAAAATTAAATTTTTCAACGAATTCTTCGCAGCGTTCTTTATCGCTGTGATTTCCGTATTATATGTGGAGTTCGGACCGGGAACCGAGCTCGAAACGATTATTATCGCAGCGGTGATGCCGCTCGTACCCGGTGTACTGATTACGAATGCGATACGTGAAATGATACGCGGTCATCTGATGGCGGGGACGATGAAAGGCGCAGAAGCCTCGCTGACGGCGATTGCAATCGGTGCCGGTGTCGGACTGGTATTCATGGCAATCTAGGAGGGAAACGATGTTATACGTTGTACAATTTATACTCAGTTTCTTTGCCTCTGCGGGATTCGGAATACTGTTCAATGCACCGAGGAGAACGATACTTGCCGGCGGGCTGAGCGGGGCTTTCGGCTGGCTCATTTATTTTATCGCGACCCAGTTCGAGATTCAGGCGGTCATTGCGACATTTTTCGGTGCGATAATGCTGACACTACTGTCGATAATGAGTGCGCGTTATTTACGGGCGCCGATTATTATTTTCATTACATGCGGTATTATTCCGCTCGTTCCCGGCGGTATGGCATACAATGCGATGCGGAGCGTCGTGCTCCAGAATTACGACCTGGCACTTGCCTACGGCTTCCAGGTGGCATTAATATCGATGGCCATTGCGATGGGAATTATTTCGACAGAAATGATAGATTCACTATTCCAGACACTGAAACGCGAAATTAAAAATATGCGGAAGAAAGAGGCTTAACCAATGCTTAATCTTACTTATTACACACGCGACAACTGTCAGCTGTGTAATGAAGGAAAACTCCAGATCAGACTTGCATTGTCTGAACTGAGGGATAACGTAGTGAAACTGACAGAAGTGAATATTGATAACGACGATGAACTGCAGGAGGAATACATGGTGCGCATACCCGTTCTGAGCGACGGCGGCAACGTGATTCAGGAAGGCATTCTCGACTTTGTAACTATATACGATTACGTAAAAGACAATTACAGATAATAAATACAGTAAGGCGGCGGACAGTTTATGTCCGCTGCTTTTTTTGCGTCTGCGGCCCAAAATACTTTTATAGTTTTCATAAGAGGCCGACATATGTATAATTAGAGTGAATATAAATTTGGAGGCGCATTCATGAAGAAGACTCTTGAAGATGTTGAATTAAAAGGCAAAAAGGTATTAATACGGGCAGATTTTAACGTGCCGATGAAAAGCGGTAAGATTACGGATGATACACGTATTAAAGCTGCTGTAAAAACAATTTCTTATGTTTTGGCCAAAGGCGGGAAAGTGATTCTGTTTTCACACCTCGGGCGTATTAAAACGAAAGAGGACAAGCGTGAATACTCCCTGGCTCCGGTTGCAGACCGTCTAAGCGATATTATGGGGAAAGAAGTGCTGTTCAGCGACAAGACGCGCGGCAAAGACCTGGAAGAAGGTATCGCGGATCTGAAGAACGGTGAAATTCTTCTCGTTCAGAACACACGCTACGAAGATCTGCACGGTTCCAAAGAAAGTAAAAACGATCCGGATCTCGGTAAATACTGGGCATCACTCGGCGACGTATTCGTCAACGACGCGTTCGGTACAGCGCACCGTGAACACGCATCGAACGTCGGTATCAGTGAACACCTGCCGACGGTATCGGGCTTCCTGATGCAAAAAGAAATCGAGTTTATCGGCGGTGCAGTCGATCATCCGAAATCACCGTTCGTTGCAATTTTAGGCGGAGCAAAAGTATCCGACAAAATTAACGTTATCGACAACCTGTTGACTAAAGCTGATAAAATTCTTATCGGCGGAGGAATGGCAAACACTTTCCTGAAAGCACAGGGCCATGCAATTGGAACGTCATTAATCGAAGAAGACAACATTAAAATTGCAGAAGAACTGCTGCAAAAAGCCGACGGTAAACTTGTTCTGCCGGTCGATGTTGTGGCAGCTGCTGAATTTTCGAATGACGCAGACCACCGTATCGTTTCAGTCGATGAGATTCCGGACGATATGATGGCGCTCGATATCGGTACTGAAACTGTTAAATTATATGAAGACACACTTAAAGGTGCAAAAACTGTCGTCTGGAACGGACCGATGGGCGTATTCGAAATGTCGAACTTTGCTCAGGGGACTGTAGGTGTCTGCCAGGCAATCGCCGACCTTGAAGATGCAGTAACGATTATCGGCGGCGGCGATTCTGCAAGCGCGGCACAGGTGCTCGGTTTTGCAGATAAATTCAGCCACATTTCAACTGGCGGCGGTGCTTCACTGGAATATTTGGAAGGTAAGGAATTGCCGGGTCTGAAGGCAATTGATAACGCTGAGGAGGAGTAAGTCATATGCGCACACCATTAATTGCGGGTAACTGGAAAATGAATATGACAGTATCGGAAGCGGGAGCATTTGCTGACGAACTGTTAAATAATAAATTAAATCAAGGGGTTGAAGCGGCGGTATGTGCGCCGTTTATCGACCTGCCTGTACTTATAGAGAAATTTAAAGACACTGACATTAAAGTCGGTGCACAAAATGTGTACTACGAACAGAGTGGTGCGTTTACGGGAGAAATCTCTGCACCGATGCTGAAGGAGCTTGGAGTACATTACGTCATTGCAGGACATTCCGAGAGACGCGAACTGTTCGGTGAGTCGGACAGCGACATTAACAAAAAAGCACATGCTGTTATTGAAGCGGGTATGGTGCCGATTATTTGTGTCGGTGAAACTGAAGCCGAGCGCGACAACGGCGAGCATACTGAAAAAGTTGCAAACCAGGTGAAAGCGGCGCTTCAGGGCGTCAAAGCCGAAGCGGCGGGTGACCTTGTGATTGCCTACGAACCGATCTGGGCGATTGGTACCGGCAAGAGCGCAACGAGCGATGATGCGAATGCCATGTGCAAGTCAATCAGAACAAAAGTTGAAAAGCTTTACGATAAAGGTGTTGCAGACAGCGTGCGTATTTTATACGGCGGTTCGGTAAAACCGGCAACGGTCGAAGAGCTGATGTCTAAAAGTGATGTGGACGGCGCCTTAGTCGGCGGTGCAGCTCTGAAAACTGATGACTATACTGCACTGGTTGCAGGAGCTTTGCGATGAAACAGCCTGCTGCCTTAATCATTCTGGACGGTTTTGCCGAACGTGAAGAAACGTTCGGCAATGCAATAGCACATGCAGATATGCCGAACTTTAAAAAATATAAGGAGATGTTTCCGCATGCAAGCTTAAGCGCTGCGGGAATGGACGTCGGTCTGCCTGATGGGCAGATGGGGAACTCCGAAGTCGGTCATTTAAATATCGGTGCAGGCCGTGTTGTGTATCAGAGCTTAACGCGTATTAACAAGTCGATTGAAGATGGTGACTTTCACGAAAATGCAGTGCTGCTCGATGCGCTGAATCATGTGAAAACTCACAACAGCAAGCTTCACATTATGGGACTGTTAAGTGACGGAGGAGTGCATTCGCACTACAGCCATCTGTTTGAAATACTGAAAATGGCGAAGATTAACGGTCTCGAAGATGTGTTCGTGCACGGCTTCTTAGACGGCCGCGACGTATCGAAAACGTCGGCGCTGACTTACATAGAAGAAACGGAACGTCAGTTTTCAAATATCGGTGTCGGAAAGTTTTCAACGATCAGCGGACGTTACTATGCGATGGACCGCGACAAACGCTGGGAACGGGAAAAACCGGCATACGATGCAATGGTTCACGGTGAAGCGGCTGTGTTTCCAAGTGCGGCGGCCGGTGTTGAAGCGAGCTATGTGAACGAAGTGTTCGATGAATTCGTCGAGCCGTTTATCGTCAGCGAAGCAAACACGATCGGCGATAACGATGCAGTGATTTTCATCAACTTCAGACCGGACCGCGCCGCTCAGCTGAGTGAAGCATTTACAGCGACCGGGTTTAACGGCTTTGACTGCCGCGGTAAAATCGATAATCTGAAGTACGTAACATTTACGAAATACAGTGAAGCGGTTATTGCAGATATTGTATTCGACAAGGTGGACCTTGTAAATACGCTCGGTGAAGTCGTGTCGAACGCAGGGAAGACACAGCTCCGCATTGCGGAAACTGAAAAGTACCCGCACGTGACATACTTTATGAACGGCGGCCGCCACGAGGAGTTTGACGGTGAATCGCGTATTCTCGTTAACTCGCCGAAAGTGGCAACGTACGATCTGCAGCCGGAAATGAGTATTTACGAAGTAACTGACCAGCTCACAGGCGCCCTGGACGGCGGGGATCTCGATATGGTGATTTTAAACTTTGCGAACCCCGACATGGTCGGTCACAGCGGCATGCTCGAACCGACGGTTAAAGCGCTGGAAGCCGTGGACGAGTGTCTCGGTAAAGTTGTCGATAAAATTCTCGAACTTAACGGGACTGCAATTATTACAGCGGACCACGGCAACGCCGATGAAGTCGTGACACTTGCAGGTGAGCCGATGACAGCACACACGGTCAATCCGGTACCGGTTATCGTGACCGATACGGGAGTAATGCTCCGTGAAGGCGGACGCCTTGCGGACCTTGCACCGACGATGCTGGATATTATAAATATCAGCCAGCCTGAAGACATGACAGGCACAAGCCTTTTAATTAAAAATACGTTATAATAAATTCGAACTTAACTAATAAAGGAGTAGGATGACATGCCATTAATTACAGATGTATATGCACGTGAAGTTTTAGACTCTAGAGGAAACCCGACAATTGAAGTTGAGGTATTAACAGAAAGCGGTGCTTTCGGCCGCGCACTGGTTCCTTCAGGCGCTTCTACAGGAGAACATGAAGCGGTAGAACTCCGTGATGGTGACTCATCACGCTTCTTAGGCAAAGGTGTCGAGCAGGCAGTTGAAAACGTCAATGCCATTATTGCACCGGAATTAATCGACGGGGAATTTTCTGTTCTTGAACAGGTTTCAATCGATAAAATGCTTATTCAGTTAGACGGAACAAAAAATAAAGAAAAACTGGGTGCCAACGCTATTTTAGGTGTATCGATTGCCGTAGCGAAAGCAGCAGCAGATATTCTCGGACAGCCGCTTTACAAATATTTAGGCGGATTCAACGCGGTTCAGCTGCCTGTGCCGATGATGAACATTATTAACGGCGGAGAGCATGCTGACAACAGTATCGACATTCAGGAATTCATGATTATGCCTGTTGGCGCTGACACATTCAAGGAATCACTTCGCATGGGTACAGAAATTTTCCACCACCTGGCGAAAGTTTTATCAGCAAAAGGCTACAGCACTGCTGTCGGTGATGAAGGCGGATTCGCTCCGAACCTGAAATCAAACGAAGAAGCACTGGAAGTAATCGGTGAAGCAGTTGCTGCCGCTGGTTACGACCTTGGTACCGACATCGTTCTTGCGATGGACGCGGCATCGAGCGAGTTCTTCAATAAGGAAACAGGTAACTACGAGCTTAAAGGTGAAGGTAAAACTTACTCATCAGAAGAGCTTGTTGACTGGTACGGCGACATGGTTGCGAAGTACCCGATTATCTCAATTGAAGACGGCCTGGACGAAAACGACTGGGCAGGAACTAAACTTCTTACAGACAAAATCGGCGATAAAGTTCAGCTTGTCGGAGACGATCTGTTCGTGACGAACACTGAGAAGTTAGTTCAGGGCATCGAGCAGGGTGTCGGCAACTCAATCCTTGTTAAAGTGAACCAGATTGGTACACTGACAGAAACATTCGAAGCAATCGAAGTTGCTCAGCGTGCAGGTTACACTGCAGTCATCTCACACCGTTCAGGTGAAACAGAAGACACAACAATCGCTGACATCGCAGTTGCAACAAACGCAGGTCAGATTAAGACTGGTGCACCGTCACGTACTGACCGCGTTGCTAAATACAATCAGCTGCTCCGCATCGAAGACGAATTATACGAAACAGGCACATACAAAGGTTTAGCATCATTCTACAACCTTAACAAATAATATTATTACAGTGAAAACCCCTCTTTGAGAGGGGTTTTTGTTGTTTGTTTCGGGGTGATGTGGGGGAGGTGATAAGTGGCGTGGAATTCGTGGACATATCACTTAAAAGGGGTGAAACGGTGATAAGTGCTGAGAAAACTCTCGACTTATCACCAAAAGAGGGTGAAACGGTGATAAATGCTGAGAAAACTCTCGACTTATCACCAAAAGTGGATGAATCGGTGATAAGTGCTGAGAAAATTCTCGACATATCACCAAAAAGCGATGAAATGGTGATAAGTGCTGAGAAACTTCCCGACTTATCACCAAAAGAGGATGAAACGGTGATAAGCGCTGTGAAAATTCTCGACATATCACCAAAAAGCGATGAAATGGTGATAAGTGCTGAGAAAACTCTCGACTTATCACCAAAAGTGGATGAAATGGTGATAAGTGCTGAGAAACTTCCTGACATATCACCAAAAGAGGATGAAACGGTGATAAGTGCTGAGAAACTTCCCGACATATCACCAAAAAGCGATAAAACGGTGATAAGTCTTGTGAAACCACCCGACATATCACCAAAAAGCGATAAAACGGTGATAAGTCTTGTGAAACCACCCGACATATCACCAAAAGGCACTAAAACGGTGATAAGTCTTGTGAAACCACCCGACATATCACCAAAAGGCACTAAAACGGTGATAAGTCCCGAGGAAAATCGCAACTTATCACCGCAAACCAATAACTCTCAACTTCAGATAACGAATACTATCAAAACGATATTTTATTTTCCCTCCTGTACTTATTAACGACTGCTTTGCTGACGGCACCCCCGCTTAATGTTGAAATCATCGCCGGAGTGATGACCCAGGTGTCATTTAACGTACGCAGTTCATCGATTAAACATTCTACAATATTTAAAGTTTTGTATGCAGTTTTACAAAATTTGCAATGATACAAATGACGGTTCACACGCACCAGCTCCGCGACCGAATCGCACCGATAACAAAATACGCCGGGGCGGAGCTCCCCGAAACTGACATTGGCCGGCAGGTCATATATCGAACGTACGAGCCGGCGGCTGTCGAGATAATCGATGAGCGTGCTGTGATCATAATGATTGGAAGTACATATCGCAGCAAGCCGCCGGTGTGTATTGCTTGGTATCATCAAATTTTCTAAGTTAGGCATGTTGTAGATGGTCTGGCGGGGATTCACGAATACGAGGTGCGGTGTAATCTCACTTTTAAATCCGCCTTCACGTATAAGGGAATCGAGTGAAGTGCGCTGGCGGTTCACCTGCATGCTTAAGTCCTTGTACTCCCGGCCGCCGGTGAAGAACCAGGATTTCGATCCGTACACCAGATCGAAGCCGAAGTTTTTCACTTCAAAAGTATAGAGGCGGTCGCCGGCGACAAGCACGTTATCTATCTGTACTTCGCCAAGGCCGCCGGCGACTTTCAAATACTCGGTTCCGGCATCAATTTTAAAACGGTAGTCTTTTAAATGAAAAACATCCAGCGCCCGAACGGATTCATCGAGCAGTCTATCAAATAAAAGTTCACCTTCAAATCCTCGGGCTAATTTCTCCTTTTCTTTTTCTTCGGTTTCACCGAGCAGTGTGCGGCGCGACAAAATTTTCAGCTGTTTGAGTTTTAATGGAAGTTTACGCATGGCACTAACATAATCGACAGGTAAATTATCTCCAAATGACAGTAATTTAAAAACTGCGCAAAAAATGAACAGTTCTCAGCAGCCGGACCTCCGCCACTCCCGGACCCCTGCCACCCCCATACCAATACGCCAATATAACAACTACATTACAAAACAACGCTATACATTGCACATACAGTAAATTTTTGGTACTATTTATACTGTTAATATAAATCGGAGGGGTATCTTCATGCAGACACTACTCATCGTTCTGTTAATCATCGTGTGTATATCGCTTATCGCTGTAGTGTTACTACAATCCGGAAAAAGTGCCGGCCTGTCAGGAGCAATCGGCGGCGGTGCTGAGCAAATGTTCGGTAAGCAAAAAGCGCGCGGTATGGACATGGTTCTACATAGAGCAACTGTAATTTTAGCAATTCTGTTCTTTATGATAATGCTGTTACTGACATACTTAGGTTAATACGTTAAAAGGTGGGCCCGAATCCGATTAATCCCGGATTCAGGCTCTTTTTTTATGTTTGGAACGTTGATTCTTTAGTATCTTTGAAATTTAGCGTACAATAAAAGCAACACTATTTTGAGGTGACCTCATGAATATCAAACTGCCCGAAAAATTTTATTTTAAAAAAGACAGCGGGGATTATGCGGTGCTGCTGCTCCACGGATTTACGGGGAATACATCCGATGTGAGACAGCTCGGCCGCTACCTGCAGAAAAAGGACATGACATCCTATTCGATAAACTACGAGGGGCATGCCGAACATCCGCGGAAGATTACGGAGTCCACGCCGTTTGTCTGGTATAAAGAGGCGGTTGAAGCATACGATTTCCTCCGCGCTGAAGGCTACAGCAATATTTTTGTTGCGGGCGTTTCTCTCGGCGGCGTGTTTGCGCTGAAGCTTGCAGCAGAGCGCGATGTGACAGGCGTTGCGACGATATGCAGTCCGATGTATATGAAAGAAGCATCAACGCTGTATGCGCAGTTTATCGCGTACGCAGAAAAGTACTTAAAGATGTTCGAACAGAAGTCGCCTGAAGAGATCAAAACAGTGACGGATAAACTGGAAATGACAGCTGTTTTCGATGACATCAGGACGTTTATAAATTCGGTAAGAGGGAATTTGGAAGATGTCAGCGTCCCGCTGTTTACCGCCCAGGCGGTGCATGACAAAGTGATCGATCCGGACAGTGCCAACGTCATTTACGACGGCGCCGGGACTGATGAAAAAGTAATTAAATGGTACGATAAAGGCGGTCACGTACTGACTATTGATGAGAGCAAGGAAGAATTATTTGAAGATATATACAATTTTATTGAACAGCACGACTTACAGAATTAATAACAGATATGGAGGATTACAATGAGAGACTTTAAAGAAGAAATATTGGCCATTGTAAACAGCAATGACTATAAACCGATGACAACAGATGAGTTTAAAGAATCTTTTGGAGCGGATGATTCGGATGAATTCAAAGATATGGTGAAAACTTTAGTCTCTCTTGAAGAATCCGGTAAATTAGTACGCACGAAGAAAGACAAATATATGAAGTCGCCTGACTCGAACAAAGTAAAAGGGACTTTATCCATGCACAAGCGCGGATTTGGTTTCCTGCGTCCGGAAGAGGACGATATCGAGGATGTGTTCATTCCGCCAAACGCGGTTAACGGTGCATTCGACGGGGATACTGTGCTCGTTGAAGTGGAAACGAATACGCGCGGCGACAAGACAGAAGGTCATGTTGTCAGTATATTGGAACGCGGAGTTACGAAGTTTGTCGGCGAATACAGTGCCAACGTAAACTACGGTTTCGTTGTGCCTGACTCGAAAACATTCAAAACGGACGTGTTCATTCCGAGAAACAACAACCTCGGTGCGATCGACGGGCACAAAGTGCTTGTTGAAATTACAAAGTATCCGGAAAGCGAAGATCAGGGCAATCCTGAAGGACATGTCGTTCAGATTCTCGGGCATAAAAATGATCCGGGTGTCGACATTCTGTCTATTATTTATCAGCACGGAATCGATATCGATTTCCCTGATGAAGTGCTTGAACAGGCCGAAGCGGTTCCCGAAGAAATTAATCAGGATGATGCGAAAGGCAGAACGGATCTGCGCGATGAGTTTACGATTACAATTGACGGTGCAGATGCAAAAGATCTGGATGACGCAGTCGGCGTGAAAAGGCTCGACAACGGCAACTTTGAGCTGACAGTCAGCATTGCCGACGTCAGCCACTACATTACGAAAAACTCACCGATGGACGAAGAGGCGTATAACCGCGGCACGAGTGTCTATCTGGTGGACCGTGTCATACCGATGATTCCGCACCGTTTATCGAACGGAATCTGTTCGTTAAATCCACACGTTGACCGTCTGACACTCAGCTGCCGCATGGAATTTACTCCGGGCGGTAAAGCAGTCGACCACGAGATTTTCGAAAGTGTTATCAATTCGGATTACCGTATGACTTACGATAACGTTAACTTGATGCTCGAAGATAAAGACCAGGGTGTCATCGACGAGTTCAAAGAAGTTTACGAGCCGCTGCTGATCGCAGAAGAATTGGCTGCAGCGTTACGCAATAAGCGTGAGAAACGCGGTGCCATCGACTTTGATTTCGATGAAGCGGCTGTAGTTGTCGGCGACGACGGCACACCGGAAGATATCGTTCTCCGTGACCGGGGTACAGGCGAGAAAATGATCGAAGAGTTTATGCTCGCAGCGAACGAAGCGGTCGCAGAACACTTCCACTGGATGGATGTGCCGTTTATGTACCGTATTCACGAAGAACCGAAGGAAGAAAAACTGAGCAAATTCTTCGACTTCCTGACAGGTTTCGGTGTCGTCGTCAAAGGAAAAGGCAATCAGATTCACCCTCATGCACTGCAGGAAATTATCGAGGAAGTGAAAGGCCGTCCGGAAGAGATGGTAATTTCAACGCTGATGCTCCGCTCGATGCAGCAGGCGAAGTATTCACCTGAATCACTCGGACACTTCGGATTGTCGACGGAATTCTATACGCACTTTACGTCACCGATCAGACGTTATCCGGATTTAATCGTACACAGATTAATCCGTGAATATCTGTTCAACGGCAAGACGGATGCGAAGACAATCCGACGCAACAAGAGCGAACTGCCTGATATCGCGCAGCATACGTCGGAAAGAGAGCGGCGCGCCCAGGATGCAGAGCGCGACACCGATGA from Jeotgalicoccus saudimassiliensis includes the following:
- a CDS encoding glutaredoxin family protein, producing MLNLTYYTRDNCQLCNEGKLQIRLALSELRDNVVKLTEVNIDNDDELQEEYMVRIPVLSDGGNVIQEGILDFVTIYDYVKDNYR
- a CDS encoding threonine/serine exporter family protein, which gives rise to MLYVVQFILSFFASAGFGILFNAPRRTILAGGLSGAFGWLIYFIATQFEIQAVIATFFGAIMLTLLSIMSARYLRAPIIIFITCGIIPLVPGGMAYNAMRSVVLQNYDLALAYGFQVALISMAIAMGIISTEMIDSLFQTLKREIKNMRKKEA
- a CDS encoding threonine/serine exporter family protein; translation: MSVEELETVDKPDDSLDDAFVRKVFYVCLNSGKILLESGAETYRIEDTMIRMANNYGIDNVQVFVTTTVIILSMNDYALSQTIRIDERANNLQKVVNINDLSRSITKGLPIRDAINTIENIHETKMFPFWLIVFTGGMVAIMFLLLFNGVPGDIPVAAAGGMIGVLITESIQRYTKIKFFNEFFAAFFIAVISVLYVEFGPGTELETIIIAAVMPLVPGVLITNAIREMIRGHLMAGTMKGAEASLTAIAIGAGVGLVFMAI
- the gpmI gene encoding 2,3-bisphosphoglycerate-independent phosphoglycerate mutase, translated to MKQPAALIILDGFAEREETFGNAIAHADMPNFKKYKEMFPHASLSAAGMDVGLPDGQMGNSEVGHLNIGAGRVVYQSLTRINKSIEDGDFHENAVLLDALNHVKTHNSKLHIMGLLSDGGVHSHYSHLFEILKMAKINGLEDVFVHGFLDGRDVSKTSALTYIEETERQFSNIGVGKFSTISGRYYAMDRDKRWEREKPAYDAMVHGEAAVFPSAAAGVEASYVNEVFDEFVEPFIVSEANTIGDNDAVIFINFRPDRAAQLSEAFTATGFNGFDCRGKIDNLKYVTFTKYSEAVIADIVFDKVDLVNTLGEVVSNAGKTQLRIAETEKYPHVTYFMNGGRHEEFDGESRILVNSPKVATYDLQPEMSIYEVTDQLTGALDGGDLDMVILNFANPDMVGHSGMLEPTVKALEAVDECLGKVVDKILELNGTAIITADHGNADEVVTLAGEPMTAHTVNPVPVIVTDTGVMLREGGRLADLAPTMLDIINISQPEDMTGTSLLIKNTL
- a CDS encoding TIGR01777 family oxidoreductase, translating into MNILITGGTGFIGTKLAYAFRKDRHHVYILTRQEQTSEHPYIHYVKYDDSNLNNLDWAGALPEDFDLIYNFAGAPLNEKWTEEYKELILDSRLGVTNMLHRWLETSDIKPLAFINASAVGYYPASEVAEYNELDKLSSTNFLSDVVNRWESAARKIGDLGIRVVFSRFGLVLDKHRGALPVMEKLYNANVGGEIGSGRQWYSWVHIDDVVNALLFIGVNQEISGPVNITAPVQVRQREFSKVLSAVLGKTNFFKTPGFLIDKVLGERSLLVTKGQKVHPVVLLNNDFKYLYPTLDQALEEIYGE
- the clpP gene encoding ATP-dependent Clp endopeptidase proteolytic subunit ClpP; translation: MNLIPTVIEQTNRGERAYDIYSRLLKDRIIMIGSAIDDNVANSVVSQLLFLQAQDSEKDIYLYINSPGGSVTAGMAIYDTIQHIKPDVQTISLGLAASMGSFLLTAGAKGKRYALPNAEIMIHQPLGGAQGQATEIEIAAKHILKTREKLNQILADRTGQPLEKIERDTDRDNFMTAEEAKEYGLIDHVMEPEK
- the tpiA gene encoding triose-phosphate isomerase, whose product is MRTPLIAGNWKMNMTVSEAGAFADELLNNKLNQGVEAAVCAPFIDLPVLIEKFKDTDIKVGAQNVYYEQSGAFTGEISAPMLKELGVHYVIAGHSERRELFGESDSDINKKAHAVIEAGMVPIICVGETEAERDNGEHTEKVANQVKAALQGVKAEAAGDLVIAYEPIWAIGTGKSATSDDANAMCKSIRTKVEKLYDKGVADSVRILYGGSVKPATVEELMSKSDVDGALVGGAALKTDDYTALVAGALR
- a CDS encoding phosphoglycerate kinase, with product MKKTLEDVELKGKKVLIRADFNVPMKSGKITDDTRIKAAVKTISYVLAKGGKVILFSHLGRIKTKEDKREYSLAPVADRLSDIMGKEVLFSDKTRGKDLEEGIADLKNGEILLVQNTRYEDLHGSKESKNDPDLGKYWASLGDVFVNDAFGTAHREHASNVGISEHLPTVSGFLMQKEIEFIGGAVDHPKSPFVAILGGAKVSDKINVIDNLLTKADKILIGGGMANTFLKAQGHAIGTSLIEEDNIKIAEELLQKADGKLVLPVDVVAAAEFSNDADHRIVSVDEIPDDMMALDIGTETVKLYEDTLKGAKTVVWNGPMGVFEMSNFAQGTVGVCQAIADLEDAVTIIGGGDSASAAQVLGFADKFSHISTGGGASLEYLEGKELPGLKAIDNAEEE